TCGCTGCTTGCATTGAATTGTCCTTATTACTACTCCttggaaaatgggaaaaatggAAATCGATCACCAAGCTCCAAGGAGGAGGATGCAGACTGCCCCTGCCCATAGCCCCATACCTCCTGCTCCTGCATTATTCGACCTCAGCTCGTTGATGCTCTGCTGATGGCCACTACCTCAGTGGCGGTGGCGCAGTGCAGAATCATCAGGTGGGGTAGTGCGCATCATAGCCAGCAGCGGAAAGGTCTCGATCAGCCGTCCTTTGCtgcattgcatttgcatttgcatttctgatgactactactactactcttCTGGCCGTCAGGTAGCTTATTAGGTTGTTTAACAGCTTAACCGCTTTGTGCAGCTGAGACTAGTAGTTTATTATTATTAGATGCAGTAGTAATTAAGGAACCCATGCGTCACTAGTAATTTGTGAGACTGACTCCAACAGCGGAGGTGCATTTTGGAGGGGAAAACTCGATTTGCCTCTCATAAACAGTAGATGCATTCCACGGCAAAAATCGTCGTCTCCAACAACACAGAGGCAAAAGCAACTGACGGCCGTTCCTCTCGCGTGCGGCCGAGACGAGGACGAGGCGAGGACGAgacgaggcgagcggcggcggctccctcctccctcgccacgCCGGCCGAGCGGTGgcggctccctcctccctcctccgccccaCCTCCATCGTCGGCCCTCCGCCAGGGCCCGGAgcggcgtcctccgccgcctcctcctctggtCCGGggcgtcctccgccgcccggACACACCGGCCGGCCGTGCCCCGCGCCGGCCTCGCCCGTGGCGGCTGTAGGGGAGGGCGAGGAGCGAGAgcgcgaggaggacgaggacgggGGAGGTGGCCTGCCGGCTCTCCATGCGCGGGCGGCCGGCCGTGCCTcgcgcccgccgctcgccggagcaggTGAAGCGGGGTGgtgacgcggcggaggcggtggcggggcggaTCCCTTCTCCCTCGAGCGCGCCGGCCCCCTCCATCCCCGGATCcgtgccgcctctgcttcctcagtctccctccctccctcgctcgccgcgccggccctgCCTCCCTCCCGGATCCGCGCCGGccctgcctccctccctccttccctcgctcgccgcgccggccgtccGCAACCTCGATCCGGCGGCACGGAGGCGGAGCGATGGCCTCCAGTGGGGCGGGAGCGgttggcggcggcctcctcggaGAAGGCGGAACCGGGCCACCGCGAACGAGGGCCGACCTCGCGTgcgcggctgcggcggaggGGGGTAGGAGGGGGTTGCGCGCGACCGCTCGAGCTCGACGCCATGGCCCCGCCCGACCCCGCGTCCTCGACGGCCCCgcgcggggcgccgccgccatcgccggcctcTGCTCCCCATCcctcctcgcggcggccggcgggaccTTCTCGCTGCCGGCCTCGTCTCCCCTCCTTGCGCCCGGCCTCCCTGGCCCCTCCCCTGCGGATGCTTTTGAGGAGAGAGACGATGCAATTTTGCTTCGTCTCTCTCCTCGAAGGCAATATGCCTTGCCCGATTGCGTCGTCTGTTGGAGGACGTCTCTTGCGTGCACAGTACGCTGAGACGAGGCAAAAATGCTTTTGCGATAGCTGTTGAAGTCAGTctgaagagaagagaagacaAAGATATCTATAAATTTCATTCGTCCTTGCTCCGCTCAACGGCGCATCTGCAGCTACTCTTTGTTTGTTTCATTCCCTCTACTGCCACGATTATATTCAGGCGTATATATGTATCTGTCTCAACTTGTTGCTTGGACACTAGTCTCCTCGATCTGCTGCTTCATTCGGATCTTGCATGCTACTGCCACTAGCTAGCTCGAATCCAAGACCAAGAAATGCCATGCTACATGTGTCTGTCGGCTTGCATGGACCATCGCTCACAACTGGTACTCTCAATGCAAGCAAGTACTCCACCATTATATTGGCCATTATTAGCAAGAACTCAAGGTTTAATTTATTTGGATCATCCATCCGTTCAGGCCGCCAACATTTGCAGCTTTTAATTTACGTGTAATCGCGTAGCAGCTGCCTGTTGATCAAATAGATACAggccaaaaagaaaaggaaacagggggggggggggggggagaggaaTCGATCAGTCAGCTGCTGACTATCAGCTAGTTCAATGCAGACGTAGTACTCAGTAAGAGTGGAGTTTTGAATTTCAATTCATTCGTTCCGAATAACCCAACCCAGCTCAACCTTGTGCCTTGCGCATCGAGCCGAGCTAGTTAATTTCATGTATACTGTTTATTTGAATGTAGCTAGCTAGAGTAGTGAGTACGTAGTCAGTTACTTGTGAGATACGGCGAACCTAGGTAGAGATGAGTAAACAAACCAGGTACTTGCATTGTGAGATAAGCCTACATGCAGTACCTAGCTAGCCATCTTAAGGTAAAGCGAGCAAGGCGTGGCATATTTAGAAGAGTCATCATAATCATGCCAGCCATGTCGGATATATAATTAAGCTAGCCCCGCCATTTAATTTGTTAGCTGCTGTTGACATACAATTAATCCGCTGGGACTAGATATGAATACAGTATTTGATTATTAACTGGTGGAGTTAGCCAGCAGCACAAGCTTGCTAGCTCACCCAGCaggctgcaggctgcaggccaggcccctcccctccccaaaAGCATAAATAAAGCTGCAGCAGCAAGCAGCGCAGGCCTCTTTAGATAGAAGACATGCATAGACTAGCAGAGAGAAGCATCATATCATATCATTtattcaacacacacacacacccctaatAAGGAGTATTGTGGTTGTGTGTACTCCTACATCCTCATTTCATCACACCCAGCCCCGAGCCTCCTCCTTCTCTCTAGTACTAGTACATACAAGTTGCTAGCTAAAGCAAGgaaaattatatatattaattcCAAGAAATCAAGCCTCGATCGATCTAGAGCCTAGAGGAGGTAGGGAagcagcagctagcttggcaAATTGAAGAAagaatatattatatataatgGTGGAATTAGCAGCAGGCAGATCGGCAGCCGCAGCAAGGGAGGCCATGGCCATGAAgaagaaacttgtgatgagCAGGAGCAGCAACAAGAAGCCGGAGAAAGATGGCAGGGCGACGaaaaagcagagcagggaggcggAGAGCCCTTCCTACAGGTTAGCGCTCAAGAGCATCTTCTCCTGCAGAAACagcgggcagcagcagcaccgcgcGCCCCTGGAGACGGCCGGCAAGCGGCGGCCGTCGGTGAGCGGCAGCAGCTGCGAGCGGAAGCCGCCGCAGAGCGAGGAGCTGCCCCTGGAGAGCTCgaagcagctgcagctgcagcggggtgggtcgtcgtcgtcttcttcgGGCGGGTCGTTCAGGCTGAGGCGGCTGTCGGGGTGCTACGAGTGCCACATGGTGGTGGATcccgtgagcggcggcggcagctcgtcGTCCATGAGGGCCACCACCTGCCCCGACTGCGGCCAGATCTTCGTCAGGCAGGAGACCCTGCAGCTCCACCAGTCCATCACCCACGCAGGTACAGTCCGCCATTATCCGATTCCGATCCAAGTAAATACTACCCTACCACCACCCATATGAACATATTAGGCAACTCTATTAGGCCTAATTAAACCATCATTAGTACATATttaattactgtagcacaatatgAACAAGTCATAAACTAATTGTTTTTTTGTGTTCTTACCTCTATTTTGAAGTGCAATTGTGGTTATCATCGTTTTTTTTACTTTGTGATTTTGTCCTTTATTTTTCACAAGTTGTTATAATTTTTCCCTTAGTCTTTGCATATTTGCCTCTATTTTGATTGTTGACTAGGGGCAAAATCACACTAAATTGTGAATAGTAAAGGTCGAAATcagaaagtaaaaaaaatgagagcAAAATTATAATTATACTTCAAAGTAGGGATAAGAACGCAAATACCCcaaactaattaggtttaatcatgaactaattaagtTTAATGAATTGATCCCCTAAATTAGCATCTATataaaattagttttataactagtctatatttagtacttctaattAGTATCCAAATATACTATATCTGCGCGTCGTAcgctaaaataaattttagacCCCTCATCATCTATCTACTGTTGCGTGAAAGTGAGAGTTGCGTCGCTTTATTCCTGCTGCTTTTGATGGCTTTGGTTGGTCCCACGACTGCCTATAACATCGAGTATGGTAGTAGTACAACTGTGGAAAGAAAGCAAAGCATGCAGGCATCAAAGAGTCTGGCTGACTGCAACAGTAGCTAGCTGATTTTTGAGAAGATTTTGCATTGTATTGTAGTATCATCAAGGAATAAATGAATAATTAAGTGCCTGAGTAGTgcaaattaaatatatttttttgaaaggaagCAAATTAAAGATGGATGTGCTGAATTAACGTACGTAAGTACGTATGCTGAATCTGAATGCAAGTGTAATTAATAATAACACAGTTTGTGAGCTTGGCGCGGATGACACGAGCCGGAACATCATCGAGATCATCTTCCAGTCGAGCTGGGTGAAGAAGCAGAGGTGCAAGGTGGAGCGCATCCTCAAGGTGCGCAACACGCCCCGCACGCTGGCCGCCTTCGAGGAGTACCGCGACGCCGTCAAGGCCAAGGCGGCCAGGCAGATCACCAAGCACCCGGCGGCGCGCTGCTCCGCCGATGGCAACGAGCTGCTCCGCTTCCACTGCGCCTCCCTGGCCTGCGCGCTGGGCCTCAACGGCGCCACGCACCTGtgcgatggcgatggcggcggctgcggcgcctgcGCCATCATCCGCGACGGCTTCGTCATCAGGAACAGGAACGCCGCCGGCGTGTGGACGATGGCGACCAGCGGCCGCGCGCACGACGACGCGGTGGAGtacctggaggaggaggaggaggagcggagcaGGGCGATGCTGGTGTGCCGGGTCATCGCGGGGCGggtgaagcggcggcggcggcagccaagAATAAtaaacgaggaggaggagggttcgtcggcggcggcggcggaggagggttcgtcgtcggcggcggcgcagcacgagcagcacgatggcgttgatgatgatgatttgcAGGAGTTCGAGTCGGTGGCGGGGTCGGCGCCTGGGGTGTACTCCAACCTGGAGGAGCTGATGGTGTTCAACCCCAGGGCCATCCTCCCATGCTTTGTTGTCGTCTACAAGGCTTAagcttaatttatttatttatttatttagagttaaatacaccGGCGGCCCTCAAATTTGTCTgcaggtgccacttaggtccacgaactcgcaaaatcgaaatctgtcaccctgaacttgttaagttgtgccacttagatCCATAACTCCTAACATGGCGCCACGTGACataaatatatgcaaaaaagccCTCCAAATTTGTCCACGCCAtccccaaccgccgccgccgccggagagagccgccgccgcttcgcccCGTCGGCCCGCGCGTGCTTCCGCGAGGAGGCGGGGGATGCCCAGATCCGCTCGAGCTCCGGCAAGGagtaggagggaggagggaggagggagggaggggtgcCGGCGAGGGAGTGGGCTTGggtcccgccgccgctcgtcgtcgCTACTCGGAGGAAGccgcgccggaggagggaggagctcgcgccggccctgctcgctgcccccgccgcccggATCTGCTTGGAGccgcgccgcgggcgccgcgaaTGGGAGCGAGGCCGAGGCGGGCCCACGCCCCCGCGGggctcgcggccgcggccgcgtgcAGGGTGTGGAGTAGCGCgcgcgaggagggaggaaggaggaggcggcacgccgccgccacgagctcTGCCATAGCCGCGCACGAGCTCCGCCATGCCCGCCGCTATGCCATGGCCTCCACCGCGAGGAGGGGTGCGCTGGCACGGAGGAGGGAGGTGGGATGAGCTCGgtgcggcggagggaggaggtggatggtggaaggagggggcggcgcggcatgGCATGGAGGCGGTGGGGAGGAGGTGGAAGTGCCTAGATCTGCCCGAGCtcagcgcggcggagctcgaggcgccggcgagggagggagggaggagcacCGGCGGGGAGAGCAGGGGCCTCCCGCGACGGCGCTCCTGGCGgcctccggcggcagcggcggcgcttgtgggggaggagagagaggtgaAAGAGGCGAGGAGAATGTAGATATAGAAGATGATAAAACTCAAGggcttttttgcatatattcatgcctcTTGAAGGGTTATGGatctaagtggcacaacttaacaagttcaggatgttagatttcgattttgcgagttcgtaGACCTAAGTGGCATCTGGGGACAAATTCGAaggccgctggtgtatttaactcatttATTTATTAACGTGCTCGGCTCGCTCTTAATTAGTACTGCTACCACTACTACCCTACTAGTATGTAGTAGTTAATTACTAGTAtattgtcttcctccatgcaaTGTACAATGCGCGTACTAATTAATATGTTGTTAGCTACTGTActtaatcatcatcatcatcactgagTCACACAGCAGGCACGTACTAGCTAGGCATGCTGGATGATAATATGCATGCATGATACTTGTATATATGCAAACCAATTTCTTGATGCAAACTTGAATATGGCCCGTCACCTTGCTGGCCGACTGCAACcgcatgcagcagcagcatcagggTTCACCATTTCGTTTTTCGGTAGAATCCCGGTGATCGGCGGAAACGGAATTCTGTTCCGgaatttcggtgaatttcggcgaatttcggtgGATTTTGgacgaaatttgttgaattttgaattttgaaacgaaatatatcgaaaaataccgaaatttcggatcccggtaactagcggaaacagaaaaaaaaccgaaatttcggcgaaatttcgccgaaaagtTAAACCCTGAGCAGCATCTTCCGCCTCTGGCCATTCCATCTCGATCCTCGGTCCGTGGCCACCAGGTAGGATCTCCATCACATCACCTGCAGCCCTGGTGGCGGTGACCAGCAGTTGACCCATCCTGTGTTGTTGTCTGACAGAGACTCAGAGGGGGACGGCGCCGCGTTCAACCGGTAGCGGCAGCGCGCTTCTTGGTGCTTCACCGGCAGCGGCTTTGGAGAAATCCTGCGAATCTTGTTGCGCTAGCGGTTACTTTGCTGCTAGCTTATAGCACCTTTGCCGGAGCAATTAGAGAGCGTGTTTGGCGGGTATATAGACTAAAATTAATTAATTGTGACTCTTAAACAGAAATAAAATCATTATGAGTTCCAACTCAAAAGTCTTTTTTTT
This sequence is a window from Panicum virgatum strain AP13 chromosome 7K, P.virgatum_v5, whole genome shotgun sequence. Protein-coding genes within it:
- the LOC120642203 gene encoding uncharacterized protein LOC120642203 isoform X2, whose amino-acid sequence is MVELAAGRSAAAAREAMAMKKKLVMSRSSNKKPEKDGRATKKQSREAESPSYRLALKSIFSCRNSGQQQHRAPLETAGKRRPSVSGSSCERKPPQSEELPLESSKQLQLQRGGSSSSSSGGSFRLRRLSGCYECHMVVDPVSGGGSSSSMRATTCPDCGQIFVRQETLQLHQSITHAVCELGADDTSRNIIEIIFQSSWVKKQRCKVERILKVRNTPRTLAAFEEYRDAVKAKAARQITKHPAARCSADGNELLRFHCASLACALGLNGATHLCDGDGGGCGACAIIRDGFVIRNRNAAGVWTMATSGRAHDDAVEYLEEEEEERSRAMLVCRVIAGRVKRRRRQPRIINEEEEGSAAAQHEQHDGVDDDDLQEFESVAGSAPGVYSNLEELMVFNPRAILPCFVVVYKA
- the LOC120642203 gene encoding uncharacterized protein LOC120642203 isoform X1, which produces MVELAAGRSAAAAREAMAMKKKLVMSRSSNKKPEKDGRATKKQSREAESPSYRLALKSIFSCRNSGQQQHRAPLETAGKRRPSVSGSSCERKPPQSEELPLESSKQLQLQRGGSSSSSSGGSFRLRRLSGCYECHMVVDPVSGGGSSSSMRATTCPDCGQIFVRQETLQLHQSITHAVCELGADDTSRNIIEIIFQSSWVKKQRCKVERILKVRNTPRTLAAFEEYRDAVKAKAARQITKHPAARCSADGNELLRFHCASLACALGLNGATHLCDGDGGGCGACAIIRDGFVIRNRNAAGVWTMATSGRAHDDAVEYLEEEEEERSRAMLVCRVIAGRVKRRRRQPRIINEEEEGSSAAAAEEGSSSAAAQHEQHDGVDDDDLQEFESVAGSAPGVYSNLEELMVFNPRAILPCFVVVYKA